A genomic region of Trifolium pratense cultivar HEN17-A07 linkage group LG3, ARS_RC_1.1, whole genome shotgun sequence contains the following coding sequences:
- the LOC123915500 gene encoding protein SYM1-like, which produces MMMLKFWNWYQNSLSVHPVKTQVITSAALWAVGDVTAQYITHSAASKKRLQLSLTTTKEADTTFVVDWRRVAVTSMFGFGFVGPVGHFWYEGLEKFISLRLKLMPKTAQSVATKVAMDGLIFGPIHLFVFFTYMGLSAGKTIPQVKEDWKANYFPALVLEGGVWPIVQIFNFRYVPVKYQLLYVNLFCLLDSAFLSWLEQQKDATWKQWFQPFHSSNGKGVQR; this is translated from the exons ATGATGATGTTGAAGTTCTGGAATTGGTATCAGAACAGCCTCTCTGTTCATCCGGTGAAAACCCAAGTCATCACTTCTGCCGCCCTTTGGGCTGTCGGAGATGTCACTGCTCAGTACATCACTCACTCTGCCGCATCAAAAAAACGTCTTCAATTATCTCTCACCACAACC AAAGAAGCAGATACTACATTTGTGGTTGATTGGAGACGTGTGGCTGTTACAAGTATGTTTGGATTTGGTTTTGTTGGCCCAGTTGGTCACTTCTG GTATGAAGGGTTGGAGAAATTTATAAGCCTTAGGCTTAAACTAATGCCAAAGACTGCGCAATCCGTAGCTACTAAAGTGGCAATGGACGGCTTGATTTTTGGTCCGATACATTTGTTTGTCTTCTTTACTTACATGGGATTGTCTGCTGGCAAGACTATTCCTCAGGTAAAGGAAGACTGGAAGGCAAATTATTTCCCAGCATTGGTCTTAGAAGGTGGTGTGTGGCCAATTGTGCAGATTTTTAATTTTCGGTATGTTCCTGTCAAGTATCAGCTTCTGTATGTAAACTTGTTCTGCTTGTTGGATAGTGCTTTTCTGTCTTGGTTGGAGCAACAGAAAGATGCAACTTGGAAACAATGGTTTCAACCATTTCATTCTTCTAATGGAAAAGGAGTTCAACGCTGA
- the LOC123915499 gene encoding eukaryotic translation initiation factor 3 subunit A-like has translation MVEFLISALFSFPLSIKIKKIIVASACSQLLGPFLFFKNLYIFKVRLLEEHEKRFSLKGKKPPKTMDHLERAKREEAAPLIEAAYQQRLVEERILHEREQQMQVELSKQRHAGDLHEKERLSRIMGNKEIYQEKVVNHRQAETDRLKREREDRISRILQSRKQEREKMRKLKYFLQVEEERPQELLLQKQIVGATVAASQMVTGGTATPHLVMAGVGHLQLGHLPGFRVIVIDILLVLYWFF, from the exons ATGGTGGAattcttgatctcagctttgtTTTCATTTCCTTTATCTatcaaaattaagaaaattattgtTGCATCTGCTTGCTCTCAATTATTAGGACCTTTTCTATTCTTCAAAAACTTGTATATATTCAAAGTGCGTTTACTTGAGGAACATGAAAAGCGTTTTAGTTTAAAGGGTAAAAAGCCCCCTAAAACCATGGATCATTTGGAAAGAGCAAAGAGAGAGGAGGCTGCTCCACTTATTGAAGCTGCATATCAACAGCGCCTAGTGGAAGAGAGGATTCTTCATGAGCGTGAACAACAA ATGCAGGTTGAACTGAGCAAACAACGTCATGCTGGAGATCTCCATGAGAAGGAGAGGCTTAGTCGAATAATGGGCAATAAA GAGATATATCAAGAGAAAGTTGTCAATCATCGCCAAGCAGAAACTGATAGACTTAAGAGAGAAAGGGAGGATCGCATCTCTAGGATTTTACAATCCAGAAAACAGGAGAGGGAAAAGATGAGGAAGTTGAAGTATTTTCTTCAGGTTGAAGAAGAGAGACCACAAGAGCTCCTCCTCCAGAAGCAGATCGTTGGGGCAACAGTAGCAGCAAGCCAGATGGTGACAGGTGGGACCGCAACTCCTCATTTGGTTATGGCGGGGGTAGGTCATCTACAACTTGGTCATCTTCCAGGGTTTCGCGTGATCGTCATTGATATTCTGCTGGTATTGTACTGGTTTTTCTGA
- the LOC123915501 gene encoding pentatricopeptide repeat-containing protein At1g52640, mitochondrial, whose protein sequence is MSFQSHFSKHKILASYIFPLVQHKFNSRRFYSFQTPQVSTPILPDIVNEISRIVSDHRHPHHDLELSLTPFSPQISTNLVEQVLKRCNHLGFSAHRFFLWAKSIPGFQHSVESFHILVEILGSSKQFAILWDFLIEMRESSSCKITNEIFRIIFTSYSRADLPDGAIRSFARMDEFGIKPTIIDFESLLYTLCKKKHVKQAQQFFDQTKSRFLLTAKTYSILICGWGKVGDSGKARELFEAMLEQECPVDLLAYNSLLEALCKGGHVDEAMDFLNNMLSKKVKPDAFTYSIFIRSYCKANDIHSAFSVLDKMKRCNLLPNVFTYNCILKRLCKNKKVEEAYQLLDEMISSGLKPDTWSYNAIQAYHCGHYEVNRALKLISRMEKDDCLPDRHTYNMVLRLLLLIGRFDKATEVWENMGDKKFYPSVSTYSVMIHGLCKKKGKLEEACKYFETMVDEGIPPYVTTIEMLRNRLLGLGLLDNINILANKMKQSTSCSIKELADIMIGARSARKTSRRDESDIESD, encoded by the coding sequence ATGTCTTTCCAATCACACTTCTCTAAGCATAAAATCTTAGCCTCTTACATTTTCCCTCTTGTTCAACACAAGTTCAATAGCCGTCGATTTTACTCTTTTCAAACCCCACAAGTTTCCACGCCAATATTACCTGACATTGTCAATGAGATATCTCGTATTGTCAGTGATCACCGCCACCCTCACCATGATCTAGAACTCTCTCTCACTCCATTTTCACCACAAATATCCACTAATTTAGTTGAACAGGTTTTGAAAAGGTGCAATCATCTTGGCTTCTCAGCTCACAGATTCTTTCTTTGGGCTAAATCAATTCCGGGTTTTCAGCATAGTGTTGAGAGCTTCCACATTTTGGTAGAAATCTTAGGAAGTTCTAAACAATTTGCTATACTTTGGGATTTTCTTATAGAAATGAGAGAGTCTTCTAGTTGTAAAATCACTAATGAAATTTTCAGGATCATTTTCACTTCATATAGCCGAGCTGATTTGCCGGACGGTGCAATTCGGTCTTTTGCTAGAATGGATGAATTTGGAATTAAACCAACTATTATTGATTTTGAATCGCTTTTGTACACTCTATGCAAAAAGAAGCATGTAAAACAGGCTCAACAGTTTTTTGATCAAACTAAGAGTCGTTTCTTGTTAACTGCTAAAACTTACAGCATTCTGATTTGTGGATGGGGTAAAGTTGGTGATTCGGGGAAGGCCCGCGAGCTGTTTGAAGCAATGCTTGAGCAAGAGTGTCCTGTGGATTTGCTTGCATATAATAGTTTGTTAGAGGCCCTTTGCAAAGGAGGCCATGTGGATGAAGCTATGGACTTTCTTAATAATATGTTGTCGAAGAAAGTTAAGCCAGATGCTTTTACTTACTCAATATTCATCCGTTCATACTGTAAGGCAAATGATATACATTCAGCTTTTAGTGTTCTTGACAAAATGAAAAGATGTAACCTTTTGCCAAATGTGTTTACATACAACTGTATTCTAAAGCGACTTTGTAAGAATAAAAAGGTCGAAGAAGCATATCAATTGTTGGATGAAATGATTTCTAGTGGATTAAAACCAGACACTTGGAGTTACAATGCAATACAAGCTTACCATTGTGGTCATTATGAGGTCAATAGAGCTCTAAAGTTAATATCTAGAATGGAAAAAGATGACTGTCTTCCTGATCGTCATACGTATAACATGGTGCTAAGATTACTGCTTCTGATAGGAAGGTTTGACAAGGCAACTGAAGTTTGGGAAAACATGGGTGACAAGAAATTTTATCCTTCTGTCTCAACGTATTCCGTCATGATTCATGGTCTTTGTAAGAAGAAGGGAAAGCTAGAGGAGGCATGTAAGTACTTTGAGACGATGGTTGATGAAGGAATACCACCTTATGTTACTACCATCGAAATGCTAAGGAATCGGCTCTTGGGCTTAGGGCTTTTGGATAACATTAATATACTTGCTAATAAGATGAAGCAGAGTACATCATGTTCAATCAAAGAATTGGCAGATATTATGATTGGCGCTAGATCAGCTCGAAAAACTTCGAGACGTGATGAGTCAGACATAGAAAGCGATTGA
- the LOC123915502 gene encoding uncharacterized protein LOC123915502: MEIEARQNMVAKKLWNMVRVLLFMIRKGIAKTKTMVDLNLILKRGKLAGKGLINTLVLNHQLYYSSLTCRSHDNINSFISPCEYEFSCSNTPVNPLYHSSRRFSKSRQRHNDVSIMKNNNIDVHKVFIEMMLNNEKVEAVADFPLVALPGFGQSPVGRQLRVTDSPFLLEDEGDSHHVDKAAEEFINNFYKDLNRQNRSISFF, from the coding sequence ATGGAAATTGAAGCAAGGCAAAACATGGTAGCAAAAAAGCTATGGAACATGGTACGTGTATTATTGTTCATGATAAGAAAAGGCATAGCCAAGACCAAAACAATGGTAGATCTCAACTTGATTCTCAAACGTGGGAAACTGGCTGGGAAAGGCTTAATCAACACTCTCGTTCTCAATCACCAATTATACTATTCCTCGCTCACATGTCGCTCCCACGACAATATTAACTCTTTCATCTCTCCTTGTGAATACGAATTCAGCTGCAGCAACACCCCTGTTAATCCTCTCTATCATTCTAGCCGCCGCTTCTCCAAGTCACGCCAACGACACAACGATGTTTCCatcatgaaaaataataatattgatgttCATAAGGTGTTTATTGAAATGATGTTGAACAATGAAAAGGTGGAGGCTGTGGCTGATTTTCCTTTAGTGGCATTGCCTGGTTTTGGGCAGAGCCCTGTTGGGAGACAACTAAGGGTTACCGATTCGCCTTTCCTGCTCGAAGACGAAGGGGATAGTCATCATGTAGACAAGGCAGCTGAAGAATTCATTAACAACTTCTATAAAGATCTCAATAGGCAAAATAGATCAATCAGCTTCTTTTGA
- the LOC123915503 gene encoding pentatricopeptide repeat-containing protein At1g10270-like gives MSLCRLLLLRSLRRTTTVLPISITVRSFAFSSAEEAAAERRRRKRSLRTEPPLNAIRPPPHQHQSRDRNAPRLPDSPSALVGPRLNLHNRVQSLIRAGDLDAASAVARHSVFSSTRPTVFTCNAIIAAMYRAKRYNEAIALFHFFFNQSNLVPNIVSYNNVINTHCDEGRLDVALEIYRQIIADAPFSPSPVTYRHLTKGLISVGRIDEAVDLLREMLNKGHGADSLVYNNMISGFLELGNLDKANELFDELKERCLVYDGVVNSTYMEWFFKQGRDKEAMESYKSLMDRQFRMTPATCNVLLEVLLKHGKEKEAWELFDQMLDNHTPPNFQAVNSDTFNVMVNECFKLGKIDEAVATFRKVGTKSNSKPFMMDVAGYRNIISRYCENGMLSEAETLFQELCSKSLSPDVPTHTTLIDAYLKAGSIDEALRIFNKMVDAGLRVVATFGNRVFDELIKNGRVVDCAQILSKMGEKDPKPDPTCYEVVIKGLCAEGLLDKSRELLDEVMRYGVGVTPALRESVTEVFKNAGKGEEIERLLDTNRVGYNTRPRPTYRPPPTRSPSQMTGTHNPTYGLPQQRPPLPSAQMTGVHNPPSEFPSQMETHQQYQTRSSQVSGTHNQPSGFPAQVSAQNSPPHFDTRMAEAHNYRFPSGYPHQNSGQQRPPLPPQMTWQQRPPPATQMTGMHDQPPWGVSPPTNGLQIPTAGPSHSTGQPHHPQYQRPPHMQRVSSQTTTNPYTLNGPSPQMTGHQPYGPSPQMTGHQRYGPSPQMTGHQPYGPPFAPQQMAEQPYPPPGQHHPLSGPTPPRSSLPSYVLSDKAPMPNYTAPGTSSQVTGPYHLSSGTPPHFEESHQQQLEVPEQVAV, from the coding sequence ATGTCACTCTGCCGCCTTCTCCTCCTCCGTTCCCTCCGTCGTACCACCACCGTCCTTCCTATCTCAATCACCGTCCGTTCCTTCGCCTTTTCCTCTGCAGAAGAAGCTGCGGCAGAGCGCCGTCGTCGCAAGCGCAGTCTCCGTACCGAACCACCTTTAAACGCAATCCGTCCTCCACCTCATCAACATCAGTCGCGTGACCGTAACGCTCCTCGTCTTCCAGATTCACCATCGGCACTTGTCGGACCTCGATTAAACCTCCACAACCGTGTCCAATCCTTAATTCGCGCCGGTGACCTAGATGCCGCTTCCGCCGTCGCACGCCACTCAGTTTTCTCATCGACTCGACCTACGGTGTTCACTTGCAACGCCATAATCGCTGCTATGTATCGTGCTAAGAGGTATAATGAAGCTATTGCTCTTTTCCATTTCTTCTTCAATCAATCTAACCTTGTTCCCAATATTGTTTCTTACAACAATGTAATCAATACTCACTGCGATGAAGGCCGTCTCGATGTTGCTCTCGAGATTTATCGTCAAATCATCGCTGATGCACCTTTCAGTCCTTCCCCTGTTACTTATCGTCATCTCACCAAAGGTTTGATCAGTGTTGGTCGCATTGATGAAGCTGTTGATCTTTTACGTGAGATGTTGAACAAAGGACATGGTGCTGATTCATTGgtttataataatatgatatcTGGTTTTCTTGAACTTGGTAATTTGGATAAAGCTAATGAGCTTTTTGATGAGCTTAAGGAGCGTTGTTTAGTCTATGATGGTGTTGTCAATTCTACTTATATGGAATGGTTCTTTAAGCAGGGAAGAGATAAGGAAGCTATGGAATCGTATAAGTCTTTAATGGATCGTCAGTTTAGGATGACTCCTGCAACTTGTAATGTTCTTTTGGAGGTTTTGCTTAAGCATGGTAAGGAAAAGGAGGCTTGGGAATTGTTTGATCAGATGTTAGATAATCATACTCCTCCTAATTTTCAAGCTGTTAATTCTGATACTTTTAACGTTATGGTTAATGAGTGCTTTAAGCTTGGTAAGATTGATGAAGCAGTTGCTACTTTTAGGAAGGTTGGAACTAAGTCTAATTCTAAGCCTTTTATGATGGATGTTGCTGGGTATCGTAACATTATCTCTAGGTATTGTGAGAATGGGATGTTGTCTGAAGCTGAGACACTGTTTCAAGAGCTGTGCTCTAAGTCTTTGAGTCCGGACGTGCCTACTCACACGACTTTGATAGATGCATATTTGAAAGCGGGTAGTATTGACGAGGCTTTGagaatttttaacaaaatggTTGATGCTGGTTTGAGGGTGGTTGCTACATTTGGTAATAGGGTGTTTGATGAATTGATTAAGAATGGTAGAGTTGTTGATTGTGCTCAGATTTTGAGCAAAATGGGAGAAAAAGATCCTAAGCCTGACCCCACTTGTTATGAGGTGGTGATCAAGGGACTGTGTGCTGAAGGTTTGTTGGATAAAAGCCGAGAGTTGTTGGACGAGGTTATGAGGTATGGTGTTGGGGTCACTCCTGCCTTGCGTGAATCTGTGACTGAGGTTTTTAAAAATGCCGGGAAAGGTGAGGAGATTGAGAGATTACTAGATACGAACCGAGTTGGATACAATACTCGTCCAAGACCTACATACCGTCCACCACCGACAAGGTCCCCTTCTCAAATGACTGGAACACATAATCCAACTTACGGGCTTCCGCAACAGCGCCCACCACTGCCTTCTGCTCAGATGACTGGAGTACACAACCCACCTTCTGAGTTTCCATCTCAAATGGAAACACATCAGCAATACCAAACAAGGTCTTCTCAAGTTTCAGGAACACATAACCAACCTTCTGGGTTTCCGGCTCAAGTGTCAGCACAGAATTCCCCACCACACTTTGATACTCGAATGGCTGAAGCACATAACTACCGTTTTCCCTCTGGATATCCACATCAAAATTCAGGGCAGCAACGTCCACCACTGCCTCCTCAAATGACATGGCAGCAACGACCACCACCGGCTACCCAAATGACAGGAATGCATGATCAACCTCCATGGGGAGTATCTCCTCCAACAAATGGGCTGCAGATACCAACAGCTGGACCTTCTCATTCAACAGGGCAGCCTCACCACCCCCAATACCAACGTCCTCCTCATATGCAAAGGGTATCTTCTCAAACAACTACAAATCCTTATACACTAAATGGACCTTCACCTCAAATGACAGGCCATCAACCTTATGGACCTTCACCTCAAATGACAGGACATCAACGTTATGGACCTTCACCTCAAATGACAGGACATCAGCCTTATGGACCACCCTTTGCCCCCCAACAAATGGCAGAGCAACCATATCCGCCACCAGGGCAACACCATCCACTTTCAGGACCAACTCCTCCAAGGTCATCTCTTCCATCATACGTATTATCAGATAAAGCACCAATGCCAAATTATACAGCCCCAGGAACATCTTCTCAAGTTACAGGACCGTATCACCTATCATCAGGAACCCCTCCTCACTTTGAAGAATCACATCAACAGCAATTAGAAGTCCCTGAACAGGTTGCAGTCTGA
- the LOC123915505 gene encoding uncharacterized protein LOC123915505, with translation MEIEARQNMVAKKLWNMVRVLLFMIRKGIAKTKTMVDLNLILKRGKLAGKGLVNTLILNHQLYYSSLTCRSHDNINSFISPCEYEFSCSNTPVNPLYHSSRRFSKSRQRHNDVSTMKNNDIDVQNVFIEMMLNNEKVEAVADSPLVALPGFGQSPVGRQLRVTDSPFLLEDEGDSHHVDKAAEEFINNFYKDLNRQNRSISFF, from the coding sequence ATGGAAATTGAAGCAAGGCAAAACATGGTAGCAAAAAAGCTATGGAACATGGTACGTGTATTGTTGTTCATGATAAGAAAAGGCATAGCCAAGACCAAAACAATGGTAGATCTCAACTTGATTCTCAAACGTGGGAAACTAGCTGGGAAAGGCTTAGTCAATACTCTCATTCTCAATCACCAATTATACTATTCCTCGCTCACATGTCGCTCCCACGACAATATTAACTCTTTCATCTCTCCTTGCGAATACGAATTCAGCTGCAGTAACACCCCTGTTAATCCTCTCTATCATTCTAGCCGCCGCTTCTCCAAGTCACGCCAACGACACAACGATGTTTCCACCATGAAAAATAATGATATTGATGTTCAgaatgtgtttattgaaatgatGTTGAACAATGAAAAGGTGGAGGCTGTGGCTGATTCACCTTTAGTGGCATTGCCTGGTTTTGGGCAGAGCCCTGTTGGGAGACAACTAAGGGTTACCGATTCGCCTTTCCTGCTCGAAGACGAAGGGGATAGTCATCATGTAGACAAGGCAGCTGAAGAATTCATTAACAACTTCTATAAAGATCTCAATAGGCAAAATAGATCAATCAGCTTCTTTTGA
- the LOC123913646 gene encoding NADP-dependent malic enzyme-like produces MKKIYTISCLQDIPLPQSPQPMLNLSVPVSTQKEFFKITHTIVSSRVNSLHHFKKHWAHEHEPVGTLIEAVKVIKPTVLIGSSGVGKTFTKEVVEAMTANNKIPLILALSNPTSQSECTAEEAYTWSEVK; encoded by the exons ATGAAGAAGATATATACCATTTCATGCCTTCAGGACATCCCTTTACCTCAAAGTCCTCAACCAATGCTCAACCTTTCAGTACCAGTATCCACtcaaaaagaattttttaaaataacacaTACAATTGTTAGTTCACGTGTGAATTCACTTCATCACTTCAAGAAGCATTGGGCTCACGAACACGAGCCTGTTGGCACTCTCATAGAGGCGGTTAAG GTAATCAAGCCTACAGTTCTTATTGGATCATCAGGAGTGGGGAAAACATTTACAAAGGAAGTAGTTGAGGCTATGACAGCAAACAATAAA ATTCCTCTCATTTTGGCTCTTTCCAACCCAACCTCACAGTCTGAGTGTACAGCTGAAGAGGCATACACATGGAGCGAGGTAAAATAA
- the LOC123915506 gene encoding pentatricopeptide repeat-containing protein At1g10270-like, with protein MSLCRLLLLRSLRRTTTVLPISITVRSFAFSSAEEAAAERRRRKRRHRTEPPLNAIRPPPHQHQSRDPNAPRLPDSTSALVGPRLNLHNRVQSLIRAGDLDAASAVARHSVFSSTRPTVFTCNAIIANMYRAKRYNEAIALFHFFFNQSNLVPNIVSYNNVINTHCDEGRLDVALEIYRQIIADAPFSPSPVTYRHLTKGLISVGRIDEAVDLLREMLNKGHGADSLVYNNMISGFLELGNLDKANELFDELKERCLVYDGVVNSTYMEWFFKQGRDKEAMESYKSLMDRQFRMTPATCNVLLEVLLKHGKEKEAWELFDQMLDNHTPPNFQAVNSDTFNVMVNECFKLGKIDEAVATFRKVGTKSNSKPFMMDVAGYRNIISRYCENGMLSEAETLFQELCSKSLSPDVPTHTTLIDAYLKAGSIDEALRIFNKMVDAGLRVVATFGNRVFDELIKNGRVVDCAQILSKMGEKDPKPDPTCYEVVIKGLCAEGLLDKSRELLDEVMRYGVGVTPALRESVTEVFKNAGKGEEIERLLDTNRVGYNTRPRPTYRPPPTRSPSQMTGTHNPTYGLPQQRPPLPSAQMTGVHNPPSEFPSQMETHQQYQTRSSQVSGTHNQPSGFPAQVSAQNSPPHFDTRMAEAHNYRFPSGYPHQNSGQQRPPLPPQMTWQQRPPPATQMTGMHDQPPWGVSPPTNGPQIPTAGPSHSTGQPHHPQYQRPPHMQRVSSQTTTNPYTLNGPSPQMSGHQPYGPSPQMTGHQRYGPSPQMTGHQPYGPPFAPQQMAEQPYPPPGQHHPLSGPTPPRSSLPSYVLSDKAPMPNYTAPGTSCQVTGPYNLSSGTPPHFEESHQQQLEVPEQVAV; from the coding sequence ATGTCACTCTGCCGCCTTCTCCTCCTCCGTTCCCTCCGTCGTACCACCACCGTCCTTCCTATCTCAATCACCGTCCGTTCCTTCGCCTTTTCCTCTGCAGAAGAAGCTGCGGCAGAGCGTCGTCGTCGCAAGCGCCGTCACCGTACCGAACCACCTTTAAACGCAATCCGTCCTCCACCTCATCAACATCAGTCGCGTGACCCTAACGCTCCTCGTCTTCCAGATTCAACATCGGCACTTGTCGGACCTCGATTAAACCTCCACAACCGTGTCCAATCCTTAATTCGCGCCGGTGACCTAGATGCCGCTTCCGCCGTCGCACGCCACTCAGTTTTCTCATCGACTCGACCTACGGTGTTCACTTGCAACGCCATCATCGCTAATATGTATCGTGCTAAGAGGTATAATGAAGCTATTGCTCTTTTCCATTTCTTCTTCAATCAATCTAACCTTGTTCCCAATATTGTTTCTTACAACAATGTAATCAATACTCACTGCGATGAAGGCCGTCTCGATGTTGCTCTCGAGATTTATCGTCAAATCATCGCTGATGCACCTTTCAGTCCTTCCCCTGTTACTTATCGTCATCTCACCAAAGGTTTGATCAGTGTTGGTCGCATTGATGAAGCTGTTGATCTTTTACGTGAGATGTTGAACAAAGGACATGGTGCTGATTCATTGgtttataataatatgatatcTGGTTTTCTTGAACTTGGTAATTTGGATAAAGCTAATGAGCTTTTTGATGAGCTTAAGGAGCGTTGTTTAGTCTATGATGGTGTTGTCAATTCTACTTATATGGAATGGTTCTTTAAGCAGGGAAGAGATAAGGAAGCTATGGAATCGTATAAGTCTTTAATGGATCGTCAGTTTAGGATGACTCCTGCAACTTGTAATGTTCTTTTGGAGGTTTTGCTTAAGCATGGTAAGGAGAAGGAGGCTTGGGAATTGTTTGATCAGATGTTAGATAATCATACTCCTCCTAATTTTCAAGCTGTTAATTCTGATACTTTTAATGTTATGGTTAATGAGTGCTTTAAGCTTGGTAAGATTGATGAAGCAGTTGCTACTTTTAGGAAGGTTGGAACTAAGTCTAATTCTAAGCCTTTTATGATGGATGTTGCTGGGTATCGTAACATTATCTCTAGGTATTGTGAGAATGGGATGTTGTCTGAAGCTGAGACACTGTTTCAAGAGCTGTGCTCTAAGTCTTTGAGTCCGGACGTGCCTACTCACACGACTTTGATAGATGCATATTTGAAAGCGGGTAGTATTGACGAGGCTTTGagaatttttaacaaaatggTTGATGCTGGTTTGAGGGTGGTTGCTACATTTGGTAATAGGGTGTTTGATGAATTGATTAAGAATGGTAGAGTTGTTGATTGTGCTCAGATTTTGAGCAAAATGGGAGAAAAAGATCCTAAGCCTGACCCCACTTGTTATGAGGTGGTGATCAAGGGACTGTGTGCTGAAGGTTTGTTGGATAAAAGCCGAGAGTTGTTGGACGAGGTTATGAGGTATGGTGTTGGGGTCACTCCTGCCTTGCGTGAATCTGTGACTGAGGTTTTTAAAAATGCCGGGAAAGGCGAGGAGATTGAGAGATTACTAGATACGAACCGAGTTGGATACAATACTCGTCCAAGACCTACATACCGTCCACCACCGACAAGGTCCCCTTCTCAAATGACTGGAACACATAACCCAACTTACGGGCTTCCGCAACAGCGCCCACCACTGCCTTCTGCTCAGATGACTGGAGTACACAACCCACCTTCTGAGTTTCCATCTCAAATGGAAACACATCAGCAATACCAAACACGGTCTTCTCAAGTTTCAGGAACACATAACCAACCTTCTGGGTTTCCGGCTCAAGTGTCAGCACAGAATTCCCCACCACACTTTGATACTCGAATGGCTGAAGCACATAACTACCGCTTTCCCTCTGGATATCCACATCAAAATTCAGGGCAGCAACGTCCACCACTGCCTCCTCAAATGACATGGCAGCAACGACCACCACCGGCTACCCAAATGACAGGAATGCATGATCAACCTCCATGGGGAGTATCTCCTCCAACAAATGGGCCGCAGATACCAACAGCTGGACCTTCTCATTCAACAGGGCAGCCTCACCACCCCCAATACCAACGTCCTCCTCATATGCAAAGGGTATCTTCTCAAACAACTACAAATCCTTATACACTAAATGGACCTTCACCTCAAATGTCAGGACATCAACCTTATGGACCTTCACCTCAAATGACAGGACATCAACGTTATGGACCTTCACCTCAAATGACAGGACATCAGCCTTATGGACCACCCTTTGCCCCCCAACAAATGGCAGAGCAACCATATCCGCCACCAGGGCAACACCATCCACTTTCAGGACCAACTCCTCCAAGGTCATCTCTTCCATCATACGTATTATCAGATAAAGCACCAATGCCAAATTATACAGCCCCAGGAACATCTTGTCAAGTTACAGGACCGTATAACCTATCATCAGGAACCCCTCCTCACTTTGAAGAATCACATCAACAGCAATTAGAAGTCCCTGAACAGGTTGCAGTCTGA